Part of the Streptomyces sp. NBC_00457 genome, CGACGCCGACGCCCTCCTCCTCGCCGAGATCACCGGCGAGGCCGGCATCCGCCGCCTCCACGTCGAGGTCACCGACACCAGCGACGACCTCCCCCACAAACGCCGCCCCGGCGAACTGGCCTCCTCCGGACGCGGGTTGATGCTCATCGAGCTGCTGGCGAACGCGTGGGGCGTCGACCCGCGCGGCGAGGGCAAGAGCATCTGGTTCGAGCTGTACGAGGAGCAGGGCGCGGCGCAGTAACGCCGGCCCCTACGCATCCGACGGCTCGGCACTCCCGTACCGCGTCCGCAGTTCCTGGACGACCCCGAAGGCCGCCGCGGTCAGCGGCACCGCCAGCAGCATGCCGAGGACACCGGCCACGGACGCCCCCGCGGTGATCGTCACCATCACCAGCGCCGGATGCATCTGCACGGTCCGGCTCTGGATCACCGGCTGGAGGACATGCCCCTCCAGCACCTGCACGGCGAGGACCACACCCAGCACCCACAACGCGATCACGAACCCGCGGTCGGCCATCGCGACCAGCACGGCGACGGCACCGGAGAGAAAGGCGCCCAGGTAGGGGATGTAGGCGCCGACGAAGACGAGCGCACCCAGCCCCACCGCCCCCGGCACGTCCAGGACCAGCAGTCCGACCGTGATGCACACGGCGTCGATCAGCGCGATGAAGGTCGTCCCGCGCATGAACCCCTCGACCGCCTCGAAGGCCCGCCGCGCCATGGCCTCGACGGTGTCGCCGGCCTCGCCCGGCACGACGGCACGCAGCGTGCCGGCGGCCTTGTCGGAGTCCCGCAGAAAGAAGAAGACGAGCAGCAGCGCCAGTACGGCCATGGCGATCGCCTCGCCCACCACACTGACCCCGCTGATCACCCCGGACGCGGC contains:
- a CDS encoding AI-2E family transporter — encoded protein: MQLLPDPVRRFAAWCAVVLLVAGVVYVGIRLVVEVRTAVVPVLLALLGTALLGPMHRRLVKARVNRSVAAAVTCVAVVAVVGGAVYIVVAALIDTGDQIVASLRQAAESLAEHFGAAGTSLDDLASNARELLTKFGGTAASGVISGVSVVGEAIAMAVLALLLVFFFLRDSDKAAGTLRAVVPGEAGDTVEAMARRAFEAVEGFMRGTTFIALIDAVCITVGLLVLDVPGAVGLGALVFVGAYIPYLGAFLSGAVAVLVAMADRGFVIALWVLGVVLAVQVLEGHVLQPVIQSRTVQMHPALVMVTITAGASVAGVLGMLLAVPLTAAAFGVVQELRTRYGSAEPSDA